Proteins from a genomic interval of Paenibacillus sp. RC334:
- a CDS encoding glycoside hydrolase family 1 protein — translation MSQYNSGHQGFPVNFLWGGAIAACQAEGGFGEDHKGMSVSDISFYDPHSDRVDLSKHSNITSELIEQALNADSTKGYPKRDGVDFYHRYAEDIALCAEMGFKVFRFSIAWSRIFPNGDEQEPNLKGLEFYDRVFDELEKHHIEPLVTLSHFELPLHIVNQYGGWKDRKVIEMFTNFAAVLFNRYKHRVRYWITFNEINAGRFATFKSTGIVEDRTENYLQDIYQAVHHQFVASALAVKLCHDIAPESKIGCMIARLTTYPATCHPDDIMQATLDDQYGNFFYMDVMVRGYYPSYMNRYFLENSIEIIKGEEDDAILRNNIVDFISLSYYVSSITTNDKERLKSLQQTEGNLTRGLKNPYLIASDWGWQIDPVGLRYSLNTIYDRYQKPLFIVENGLGAEDILEDDHKIHDAYRISYLKEHIKQMKEAIIDGVELIGYTPWSALDIISSGTSEMSKRYGFIYVDKDDEGKGTLNRYPKDSFYWYKQIIESNGADLHNW, via the coding sequence ATGTCACAGTATAATTCAGGGCATCAAGGATTTCCGGTGAATTTTTTGTGGGGAGGGGCAATTGCAGCTTGTCAGGCCGAGGGTGGTTTTGGTGAGGATCATAAAGGCATGTCTGTATCCGATATATCATTTTATGATCCTCACTCCGACCGTGTAGATTTGTCAAAGCACAGCAATATCACTTCGGAATTGATAGAACAGGCGCTTAATGCTGACAGTACGAAAGGTTATCCTAAAAGAGACGGTGTAGATTTCTATCATCGGTATGCAGAAGATATTGCTTTATGTGCGGAAATGGGCTTTAAAGTGTTCCGCTTCTCCATTGCTTGGAGTCGGATCTTCCCTAACGGAGATGAACAAGAGCCGAATCTGAAAGGGCTAGAGTTCTATGACCGGGTGTTCGATGAGCTGGAGAAGCATCATATAGAGCCGCTGGTTACACTCTCCCATTTTGAGCTTCCGCTTCATATTGTCAATCAGTATGGAGGCTGGAAGGATCGTAAAGTCATTGAGATGTTCACCAACTTTGCTGCTGTTCTTTTTAACCGTTACAAACATCGGGTTCGCTACTGGATAACATTTAATGAGATTAATGCGGGCAGATTTGCTACCTTTAAATCCACCGGAATCGTGGAGGATCGAACGGAGAATTACTTACAGGATATCTATCAGGCCGTTCACCATCAATTTGTAGCGAGTGCTCTGGCGGTAAAGTTATGTCATGACATTGCTCCGGAGAGCAAGATTGGCTGTATGATTGCCCGTCTGACGACATATCCTGCCACCTGTCATCCCGACGATATTATGCAGGCTACCTTGGATGACCAATATGGAAACTTCTTCTATATGGATGTGATGGTTAGAGGTTATTATCCTTCATATATGAACCGTTATTTCCTGGAGAACAGTATTGAGATTATTAAAGGCGAAGAAGATGATGCGATTCTAAGAAATAATATCGTGGATTTCATCAGCTTGAGCTATTATGTATCATCGATTACTACGAATGATAAGGAAAGATTGAAGAGCTTGCAGCAAACAGAGGGGAATCTGACCAGAGGATTAAAAAATCCTTATCTGATAGCTTCTGATTGGGGATGGCAGATTGACCCTGTAGGGCTTAGATATTCTTTAAATACGATCTATGATCGTTATCAGAAGCCATTGTTTATTGTAGAGAATGGGTTGGGTGCCGAGGATATTCTGGAAGATGATCACAAGATTCATGATGCGTACCGCATAAGCTACTTGAAAGAGCACATCAAGCAAATGAAAGAAGCTATTATCGATGGTGTGGAGCTAATTGGATATACGCCTTGGTCTGCTCTGGATATTATTTCATCCGGGACTTCCGAAATGTCCAAACGATACGGTTTTATTTATGTGGACAAAGATGATGAGGGCAAAGGAACACTAAATCGTTATCCAAAAGACAGCTTTTATTGGTACAAACAGATTATTGAAAGCAACGGTGCAGATTTGCACAACTGGTAA
- a CDS encoding PTS sugar transporter subunit IIB, which translates to MKKILLVCSSGMSTSMLVEKMKESAISQGIEVLIDATAESEVEKFGDVDIVLLGPQIGHMEDELRAILPMPVLTINMMDYGMMDGEKVLNTALSNI; encoded by the coding sequence TTGAAAAAAATATTGCTGGTATGTTCGTCGGGTATGTCTACAAGTATGCTGGTTGAAAAGATGAAGGAGTCAGCGATCTCCCAAGGCATAGAGGTTCTCATTGATGCAACGGCTGAAAGTGAGGTAGAGAAATTTGGTGATGTGGATATCGTCCTATTAGGACCACAAATCGGGCATATGGAGGATGAGTTAAGAGCAATTCTTCCGATGCCGGTACTGACCATTAATATGATGGATTACGGCATGATGGATGGAGAAAAAGTGTTAAATACGGCCTTGAGTAATATTTAA
- a CDS encoding PTS lactose/cellobiose transporter subunit IIA — MDYEQTIMQIIASSGEARSLSLKAVRTARQGKLDEASDLIKQAKESLTKAHKVQTQLIQAEGRGEKTEITILLIHAQDHLMNALTVRELIVELIEEIKERKALEQQLKGSVS, encoded by the coding sequence ATGGATTACGAACAAACCATTATGCAAATTATTGCCAGCAGTGGAGAGGCGAGAAGCCTTAGCTTAAAAGCAGTGAGAACCGCCAGACAAGGAAAGCTGGACGAAGCAAGTGATCTGATCAAGCAAGCGAAGGAAAGTCTGACCAAGGCGCATAAGGTCCAAACTCAGTTGATTCAGGCGGAGGGCCGGGGAGAGAAAACGGAAATTACGATTCTTTTGATTCACGCTCAGGATCATTTGATGAATGCTCTGACAGTCAGAGAATTAATTGTCGAACTGATTGAAGAGATTAAGGAGCGTAAAGCATTGGAACAACAATTGAAAGGATCGGTGAGCTAA
- a CDS encoding BglG family transcription antiterminator, with product MREYTILNILFTKKLPVKMSELVAEVELSERTVRGVVRSLEKAGEKQGFCIRMIRNQGYLLETEDESRFLAYMEHLSLKRDIVGSDNIAARQQHLIYYLLQSDTFRPIDELADELGISRSTLISDMKEVELQFKAFQLKLQRRSHYGVKIEGDEKNIRQAFSHYILQNSQVVEHSKDFNTFRRELDAGKLKAYLLQVLKEKELKISDVFLDNIVTHLFILLYRISKSNFIVSGQAMLKTPEPLYYDIAWRIAEWVEEHYQISLPPDEVDYLALHISGKTIVENITTEMKSQLREGISAILQRLDKEFLTSFNQDEELRESLLLHMFPLLNRLYYNLQLDNPLVEDVYSEYANVFVISFRFAEIIEEQYGFKMSRDEAGYVALHFATHLERKRQHNLEQFKRIAVICSTGAGSAHLIRLKLEAVFPKASVITASISELEEISTRPVDLILTTVPLGIEIQDKPVIHIKKLLDDQEVQRIRESISLQMDHFRPSYKLMDFKELFHEELFHLSGPEDYTELLKERCREVVRKGYALEDFPEQVLLREAKFTTIYKNGVAGPHPMRMSALKDCISITLLKKPTVYTGKPVQLIFIINLRAGQLFLHKEISKLLLTLMERDDSRSRLLAVNSYNQFIKEIENLL from the coding sequence ATGCGAGAATACACAATTCTAAATATTTTATTCACCAAGAAGCTTCCTGTAAAAATGAGTGAATTAGTTGCTGAAGTTGAGTTGTCCGAAAGAACCGTAAGGGGAGTTGTTCGCTCTTTGGAGAAAGCGGGGGAGAAGCAAGGCTTCTGTATCCGGATGATCCGTAATCAAGGATATCTGCTTGAAACCGAAGATGAATCACGATTTTTGGCCTATATGGAACATTTATCTTTGAAACGGGATATTGTAGGTTCGGATAATATAGCTGCCAGACAGCAACATCTCATTTACTATTTGCTGCAAAGCGATACGTTCCGGCCTATAGATGAGCTAGCGGATGAACTAGGGATCAGCCGCTCGACTCTGATTTCTGATATGAAGGAAGTGGAGTTGCAATTTAAAGCGTTCCAGCTCAAATTACAGCGCCGCTCCCACTATGGGGTGAAGATTGAAGGTGACGAGAAAAATATCCGCCAGGCCTTCTCCCACTACATTTTACAGAACAGTCAGGTTGTTGAGCATAGCAAGGATTTCAATACCTTCCGGCGCGAGCTGGATGCCGGGAAGCTGAAGGCTTATCTGCTGCAGGTGCTCAAAGAGAAGGAGCTCAAGATCTCGGATGTCTTTTTAGACAACATTGTCACGCATTTATTCATCCTTCTGTACCGGATATCCAAAAGCAATTTCATTGTAAGTGGCCAAGCGATGTTAAAGACACCGGAGCCATTATACTATGACATTGCATGGAGGATTGCTGAATGGGTCGAAGAGCATTACCAAATCTCGCTGCCTCCCGATGAGGTTGATTACCTGGCGCTTCATATTTCAGGGAAAACAATTGTCGAGAATATCACTACAGAAATGAAATCACAATTGCGTGAAGGAATAAGCGCGATATTGCAGCGTCTGGATAAGGAATTCCTAACCAGCTTTAATCAGGATGAGGAATTGCGGGAATCGCTCCTGCTGCATATGTTTCCTCTGCTCAATCGTCTCTATTACAATCTTCAGCTCGATAATCCGTTAGTGGAGGATGTCTACAGCGAGTATGCCAACGTGTTCGTGATTTCTTTCCGCTTTGCCGAGATTATAGAAGAGCAGTATGGGTTTAAAATGTCCCGGGATGAAGCCGGTTATGTAGCGCTCCATTTTGCGACACATCTGGAACGGAAGAGGCAGCATAATCTGGAGCAATTCAAGCGGATTGCCGTCATTTGTTCCACCGGAGCGGGAAGCGCCCATCTGATTCGACTTAAATTGGAAGCCGTATTTCCTAAAGCCTCGGTTATTACCGCCTCCATCTCCGAGCTTGAAGAGATCAGCACAAGGCCGGTAGATTTAATCCTAACTACCGTACCGCTCGGGATCGAAATACAGGATAAGCCGGTTATACACATCAAGAAGCTGCTGGATGACCAGGAAGTGCAGCGGATCAGGGAGTCGATCTCCTTGCAAATGGATCACTTCCGGCCCTCTTATAAGCTTATGGATTTCAAGGAATTATTTCATGAGGAGCTCTTTCACCTGAGCGGACCTGAGGATTACACCGAACTGCTGAAAGAGCGCTGCCGCGAAGTTGTGCGCAAAGGGTATGCGCTGGAGGATTTTCCGGAACAGGTCCTGCTACGAGAAGCTAAATTTACGACCATCTATAAAAATGGCGTTGCCGGTCCGCATCCCATGAGAATGAGTGCTCTGAAAGACTGCATCAGCATTACATTATTAAAGAAACCAACTGTGTATACAGGAAAACCGGTGCAGCTCATTTTTATTATCAACTTGCGTGCAGGCCAGTTATTTCTTCATAAAGAAATAAGCAAGCTTCTGCTGACCCTGATGGAGAGAGACGACAGCCGCAGCAGACTGCTCGCGGTCAACAGCTACAACCAATTTATAAAAGAAATAGAGAATCTATTATAG
- a CDS encoding glycoside hydrolase family 3 C-terminal domain-containing protein: MEKKKIKEIVSRMTLEEKAALTSGLDNWFTKGVDRLGVPKLQLADGPHGLRIEPIKSEDTNLFNSKPAICFPTGSLLASSFDTTLAEEVGEGLADECLAEDVDIILGPSLNTKRSPLCGRNFEYMSEDPLLAGEMGAAYINGVQSKGVGTSVKHFFANSQEHRRVTSSSNVDERTLRELYLTNFEIAIKKSQPWTVMTSFNKINGTFAAEHTKYIEDMLYKEWEFNGFVVSDWGAVHNRIEAAKGGTALTMPADSKNDYKLVEAVKSGDLDEKQLDNLCERIIEVTYRAKEGKVKQERDLETSLARAQKAAEQSIVLLKNEGVLPISKESKVAFIGKFSKFPRYQGGGSSHINSYKIISALDAVTEITEVTYAQGYEDNQERTNEVLQAEAVEAAKSADIAVVFAGLPESFESEGYDRNHMRMPTCQNELIEAVAAVNPNTIVVLQNGSPVEMPWADQVKGIVETYLGGDAVGAATVNILYGKVNPSGRLAETFPKKLEDNPSFLFYFGENDNVEYREGVFVGYRYYETKKCDVLFPFGYGLSYTTFEYSNLKLSHTTLDSETETLTVSVDVTNTGKVEGKEVVQLYVAPHKGVIIRPVKELKGFAKISLNPGETKTTTFVLDKRSFAYWNIQLNGWHVESGKYDIVIGKNARDEVLKQTTVVNGVKLFSGKLTELSTIGELIATPKGAAYWEEIQPRFIEGAIKSGFAKDSDVEQADSSLSGEEPDSNIQVLLSLALNTLCLVISDYTDEDLLAVLEEINKEDWRTY; encoded by the coding sequence TTGGAAAAGAAAAAAATAAAAGAGATCGTATCCCGAATGACGCTTGAGGAAAAAGCGGCACTTACTTCGGGCTTGGACAATTGGTTCACGAAAGGAGTTGACCGTCTCGGCGTACCGAAACTTCAATTAGCCGACGGTCCTCATGGTTTAAGGATCGAGCCTATAAAGAGTGAGGATACGAATCTATTTAACTCTAAACCCGCAATTTGCTTTCCAACAGGTTCCCTTCTCGCTTCAAGTTTTGACACTACATTAGCTGAAGAGGTAGGGGAAGGACTTGCAGATGAGTGTCTGGCAGAAGACGTTGACATTATTCTCGGTCCTTCGCTTAATACCAAAAGGTCTCCGCTTTGCGGTAGGAATTTTGAATACATGTCAGAGGACCCGCTACTGGCCGGAGAGATGGGAGCAGCTTATATAAACGGCGTTCAAAGTAAGGGAGTAGGAACGAGCGTAAAACACTTTTTCGCTAATTCACAGGAACACAGACGTGTGACCTCGTCCTCGAACGTTGATGAACGCACTCTACGAGAGTTATACCTAACTAATTTTGAAATCGCCATTAAAAAGTCTCAGCCTTGGACCGTCATGACTTCATTCAACAAAATTAACGGTACTTTTGCTGCAGAGCATACCAAGTATATTGAGGATATGCTATATAAGGAATGGGAATTTAATGGTTTTGTTGTTTCGGATTGGGGGGCTGTTCACAACCGGATTGAAGCAGCCAAGGGAGGAACTGCACTTACGATGCCCGCAGACTCCAAAAATGATTATAAGCTAGTAGAAGCAGTCAAGTCTGGCGATCTCGATGAAAAGCAGCTTGATAATCTCTGTGAGCGTATTATTGAGGTCACGTACCGTGCTAAAGAGGGGAAAGTGAAGCAAGAACGCGACTTGGAAACAAGTCTTGCCCGAGCTCAAAAAGCAGCGGAGCAGTCTATTGTACTGTTGAAAAATGAAGGTGTACTACCTATTTCCAAAGAAAGCAAGGTTGCATTTATTGGGAAATTTTCTAAATTCCCTCGCTATCAAGGGGGAGGTTCTTCACATATCAATTCATACAAAATCATATCGGCACTTGATGCTGTTACAGAAATAACAGAGGTCACCTATGCCCAAGGTTATGAAGATAATCAGGAACGGACAAACGAAGTCCTTCAAGCGGAAGCTGTTGAAGCGGCGAAAAGTGCTGACATAGCAGTTGTGTTTGCAGGCCTCCCAGAATCCTTTGAATCAGAAGGCTATGATCGTAATCATATGAGAATGCCGACTTGTCAAAATGAGCTCATCGAAGCGGTTGCGGCGGTTAATCCCAATACCATTGTAGTTCTTCAAAACGGATCACCTGTAGAAATGCCATGGGCAGATCAAGTGAAGGGAATCGTGGAAACCTATCTTGGCGGCGATGCTGTAGGTGCCGCTACAGTTAATATCTTATATGGTAAAGTCAATCCTTCAGGTAGATTAGCAGAGACGTTTCCTAAGAAGCTGGAAGATAATCCGTCCTTTCTGTTCTATTTCGGTGAAAATGATAATGTAGAATATCGTGAAGGTGTGTTTGTTGGATACCGTTATTATGAGACCAAAAAGTGCGATGTGCTGTTCCCGTTCGGTTACGGATTGTCCTATACCACATTTGAGTACTCCAATCTTAAGCTGAGTCATACTACACTGGATTCCGAAACGGAGACACTTACTGTTAGTGTGGACGTGACCAACACAGGTAAAGTTGAAGGCAAGGAAGTTGTACAGCTATATGTTGCGCCTCACAAGGGGGTCATCATCCGCCCGGTGAAAGAGCTTAAGGGGTTTGCCAAAATAAGCTTAAACCCAGGGGAGACTAAAACCACTACCTTTGTTCTGGATAAACGTTCTTTTGCATATTGGAATATCCAATTAAACGGATGGCATGTCGAAAGTGGAAAGTATGATATCGTAATAGGCAAAAATGCGCGTGACGAAGTACTCAAACAAACTACAGTCGTAAATGGCGTGAAATTATTTTCTGGAAAGCTGACCGAACTATCTACGATTGGAGAATTAATAGCGACACCAAAGGGTGCTGCATACTGGGAGGAAATTCAACCACGTTTTATTGAGGGCGCGATTAAGTCAGGTTTTGCCAAAGATTCGGATGTGGAACAAGCAGACTCTAGTTTGTCAGGAGAAGAACCAGACAGCAATATTCAAGTACTGTTATCGCTGGCTCTAAACACTCTATGTCTCGTTATATCTGATTACACCGATGAAGATCTTCTTGCTGTATTAGAAGAAATAAATAAGGAGGATTGGAGGACCTACTAG
- a CDS encoding PTS transporter subunit EIIC, with product MGLNVEVIKKKVISTASKISKNKYLSSISEALTSVMPVLMLGSFATLFANLNIDSYQNFIQRTGLKQVFQIPGSVLITLLSIYAVFFIAYRLVSNLNPKADNAGAGLIGLMSFFILTPITKVDEVNAFTFNYLGAQGLFVAIIVGLVVGKLYVMIINRNLIIKMPKGVPPTVAKTFANLIPGTIIVIVFTMISYLSSLTDFGSLHQMIYTSIQAPLQNIGGGYWSLVIFVFVVQLLWFFGIHGFMVVSPIFYSVWLPLGLANLDAISRGEAHTNILSGGFYNSFVVIGGSGATLGLAILLAFFAKSKRYKTLGRLAFPASIFSINEPIIFGIPLVLNPFMFIPFVFGPIIVSSFAYWSMNLGIFPIANGTHFPAGTPIILNSFVNGGIRLVVLQLMCIALQVIIYYPFFRIIDKKSIEDEQNAITQGADNVTV from the coding sequence GTGGGCTTAAACGTAGAAGTGATAAAAAAGAAGGTCATTTCAACAGCAAGTAAAATAAGTAAAAATAAATATCTTTCTTCAATATCCGAAGCATTAACCTCTGTCATGCCCGTTTTGATGCTGGGCTCGTTTGCTACGTTATTTGCTAATCTTAATATTGATAGTTACCAAAACTTTATTCAACGTACAGGTCTGAAACAGGTTTTTCAAATCCCTGGCAGTGTATTAATCACGCTTTTGTCCATTTATGCAGTGTTTTTTATCGCTTATCGGTTGGTCAGTAATTTGAATCCCAAGGCGGATAATGCAGGTGCAGGTCTCATCGGGTTGATGTCCTTTTTCATTTTGACACCGATTACTAAAGTAGATGAGGTCAATGCGTTCACCTTCAATTATTTGGGAGCACAAGGCTTATTTGTAGCAATTATAGTAGGACTTGTTGTAGGTAAATTATATGTCATGATTATCAATAGAAACTTGATTATTAAAATGCCTAAAGGGGTACCACCGACTGTAGCCAAAACGTTCGCCAACCTCATTCCAGGTACGATAATAGTTATTGTTTTTACAATGATCAGCTATCTGTCTTCCTTAACGGATTTTGGGAGTTTACATCAGATGATTTACACTTCCATACAGGCACCACTGCAGAATATTGGCGGAGGTTACTGGTCGCTTGTGATCTTTGTATTTGTTGTTCAGCTATTGTGGTTTTTCGGGATTCATGGATTTATGGTTGTCAGCCCGATATTTTACAGTGTATGGTTGCCGTTGGGATTGGCCAACCTTGATGCGATCAGTAGAGGAGAAGCACATACCAATATTCTTAGCGGAGGTTTTTACAACTCGTTTGTAGTCATCGGCGGATCAGGTGCTACGCTTGGATTAGCCATTTTACTGGCCTTCTTTGCGAAAAGCAAAAGATACAAGACTCTGGGGCGGCTTGCTTTTCCGGCATCCATCTTTAGTATTAATGAACCTATAATTTTCGGGATTCCGCTGGTACTCAACCCATTCATGTTCATACCGTTTGTGTTTGGACCAATTATCGTATCAAGCTTTGCTTACTGGTCGATGAACTTAGGTATTTTCCCAATAGCGAACGGGACTCATTTCCCGGCTGGAACGCCGATTATCTTGAATTCATTTGTCAATGGCGGTATTAGGTTAGTTGTACTTCAATTAATGTGTATTGCATTGCAGGTGATCATTTACTATCCTTTCTTCAGAATTATCGACAAAAAATCAATTGAAGACGAACAAAACGCGATTACTCAGGGGGCTGACAATGTCACAGTATAA
- a CDS encoding right-handed parallel beta-helix repeat-containing protein: MDVRSCLQQGWKAGLCMLLLWVWMMGAVTVGQAEAQAVFPGAVGYGTDTPAGRGGKVIKVTNLNNDGPGSFRAALETKGPRIIVFEVGGVINLEKERLELREPYVTIAGQTAPSPGITFIRGGLQIRTHDVLMQHVRFRMGNGDSTKGAGFEPDVSTYGASAYNIVIDHCSFSWGVDENMSFSGPRTSGTKATTHRVTLSNSIIAEGLYNSVHEKGPHSMGTLVHDYVQDVAVIGNLYAHNMERNPWFKAFSTGVIVNNAIYNPGKWAIRLGFVENEWADTGIKPEGPRVSIVGNYMRHGVDTIKGLGIVGTNSKSGWAYLKDNLAYDRNGKSVPLTFGGIKELDNPPVWVEGLEALAASAVVKEVTEHAGARPEDRDATDQRIISDFLTGRGKIIDSQEDVGGYPDVPATYRALNVPDNSIDEWLYQFSVELE; encoded by the coding sequence ATGGATGTACGAAGCTGTTTGCAACAAGGATGGAAGGCGGGCTTATGTATGTTGTTGTTGTGGGTATGGATGATGGGTGCTGTAACAGTTGGTCAAGCCGAAGCCCAAGCGGTGTTCCCGGGAGCCGTGGGATACGGGACTGACACTCCAGCAGGCCGGGGCGGAAAGGTAATCAAGGTGACCAATCTGAACAATGACGGCCCAGGCTCATTTCGTGCGGCATTAGAAACCAAGGGACCGCGGATTATTGTATTTGAAGTCGGTGGTGTCATAAATCTAGAAAAGGAGCGTCTTGAGCTGAGAGAGCCCTACGTGACCATCGCAGGTCAGACAGCCCCCTCCCCTGGCATTACATTCATCCGGGGAGGTTTGCAGATCAGAACGCATGATGTGTTAATGCAGCATGTCCGGTTTCGGATGGGCAACGGTGACAGCACTAAAGGTGCAGGATTTGAACCAGATGTATCCACTTACGGAGCCTCCGCTTATAACATTGTCATTGACCATTGCTCCTTTTCTTGGGGAGTGGATGAGAACATGTCCTTCTCAGGCCCTCGTACCAGTGGAACCAAGGCGACTACTCACCGTGTAACACTCAGCAATAGTATTATCGCCGAGGGCCTGTATAATTCCGTTCATGAGAAGGGTCCTCATTCCATGGGTACGCTCGTTCATGATTACGTGCAGGACGTGGCAGTCATCGGAAACCTTTATGCCCATAACATGGAACGTAATCCGTGGTTCAAAGCATTCTCGACGGGCGTAATTGTTAACAATGCCATTTATAATCCGGGAAAATGGGCTATTCGGCTCGGATTTGTGGAGAATGAATGGGCGGATACGGGGATCAAACCGGAAGGCCCTAGAGTCAGTATCGTCGGTAATTACATGCGGCATGGAGTAGATACGATTAAAGGGCTAGGAATTGTCGGAACGAACAGTAAAAGCGGCTGGGCTTATCTCAAAGATAATCTTGCTTATGACCGTAATGGCAAGTCAGTCCCACTGACTTTTGGCGGAATTAAGGAACTTGACAATCCACCTGTTTGGGTTGAAGGACTTGAAGCACTAGCAGCCTCGGCAGTAGTAAAGGAGGTCACTGAGCATGCAGGAGCAAGACCGGAGGACCGGGATGCTACAGATCAACGAATTATCTCCGATTTTCTGACTGGTCGAGGAAAGATAATTGATAGTCAGGAAGACGTAGGGGGATACCCGGATGTTCCAGCTACCTACCGTGCTTTAAATGTACCTGACAACAGCATTGATGAATGGTTGTATCAATTTTCAGTTGAGTTGGAGTAG